Proteins from a genomic interval of Rosa chinensis cultivar Old Blush chromosome 2, RchiOBHm-V2, whole genome shotgun sequence:
- the LOC112184398 gene encoding pentatricopeptide repeat-containing protein At4g30700 yields MISRNISSCSSAHRDRNFFLGLLKKATTLSLLTQTHAQIILNGYQNDVVTVTKLTHKFSDLKAIRHARDLVFSFPRPDLFLFNVLIKGFATNASPSSSISLYTHLRKSTTLCPDKYTYAFAISAASGFRDELYGVLLHAHSVVDGLGSNLYVGSILVDFYFKFSRVGIAQKVFDEMPDKDTVLWNTMVSGLVRNCYYADAVRVFRDMVVGGNGFDSTTLATLLPAVAELQELNAGMWVQCLAVKVGFHDDVHVLTGLVSLYSKCGELGTARMVFGMIGEPDLVCYNAMIAGYTCNDETVLAVGLFKELLGYGEKVNSSTIVGLVPVSSPFGHLQLTRSLQSFCVKSGIVSHPSVSTALVTVYCRLNEIESARQLFDESAKRTLASWNAMISGYTQNGLTETAISLFREMMSEFSPNPVTVTTILSACAQLGALSLGKWVHGLIKSKNLESNIYVLTALVDMYAKCGSIAEARQLFDLMTEKNVVTWNAMISGYGLHGDGHEALKLFNEMLDSGIPPSGVSFLSVLYACSHAGLVREGDEIFHKMVHNHQFVPVAEHYACMVDIFGRAGQLEKALEFIKKMPVEPGSAVWGALLGACKIHKDTKLARLASEKLLELDPDNTGYYVLFSNILSADGNFPKAASVRQVAKHRNLAKTPGCTLVEIGDTPHVFTCGDQSHPQATEIYKMLDKLTGKMRETGFQTETGTALHDVEEEEKELMVNVHSEKLAIAFALISTAPGTEIRIIKNLRVCLDCHNATKFISKITERVIVVRDANRFHHFKDGVCSCGDYW; encoded by the coding sequence CCACGCCCAAATCATCCTCAACGGctaccaaaacgacgtcgtcacCGTCACCAAGCTCACCCACAAGTTCTCCGACCTCAAGGCCATACGCCACGCACGTGACCTCGTCTTCTCCTTCCCAAGACCCGACCTTTTCCTCTTCAACGTCCTCATCAAAGGCTTCGCCACCAATGCCTCACCTTCGTCTTCGATTTCTCTCTACACCCACCTCAGAAAAAGCACCACTCTTTGCCCTGATAAGTACACCTACGCTTTTGCCATCTCCGCCGCTTCGGGTTTTAGAGATGAGTTGTATGGGGTTCTGCTCCACGCGCACTCGGTTGTTGATGGGTTGGGGTCGAATTTGTACGTGGGTTCCATTTTGGTGGACTTTTACTTCAAGTTTTCCAGGGTTGGGATTGCGCAGAAGGTGTTCGACGAAATGCCTGACAAGGATACTGTGCTGTGGAACACGATGGTTTCTGGGTTGGTGAGGAATTGTTACTATGCGGACGCGGTTCGGGTTTTTAGAGACATGGTTGTGGGTGGGAATGGTTTTGATTCGACAACTTTGGCTACATTGCTTCCTGCGGTGGCGGAGCTGCAGGAGCTGAATGCAGGGATGTGGGTGCAGTGTTTGGCTGTGAAAGTTGGGTTTCATGATGATGTTCATGTGCTTACTGGGTTGGTTTCGTTGTATTCGAAATGCGGGGAGCTTGGGACGGCTAGGATGGTGTTTGGGATGATTGGTGAGCCGGATTTGGTGTGTTATAATGCGATGATTGCCGGGTATACTTGTAATGATGAAACAGTGTTGGCAGTTGGTCTTTTTAAGGAGTTGCTTGGTTATGGGGAGAAAGTTAATTCGAGCACAATTGTGGGGTTGGTTCCTGTGTCTTCTCCTTTTGGTCATCTGCAGCTCACTCGCTCTCTTCAAAGTTTCTGTGTGAAATCTGGCATTGTTTCGCATCCTTCTGTTTCGACTGCCTTAGTTACTGTTTACTGTAGACTGAATGAGATTGAGTCGGCAAGGCAGCTTTTTGATGAGTCTGCGAAGAGAACTTTGGCGTCTTGGAATGCCATGATCTCAGGGTATACCCAAAATGGGCTAACAGAGACTGCGATATCTCTTTTCCGGGAAATGATGTCTGAGTTCAGTCCAAATCCTGTTACGGTTACTACCATTCTTTCTGCCTGTGCTCAGCTTGGAGCTTTGAGTCTTGGGAAATGGGTTCATGGTTTGATTAAGAGCAAAAATCTTGAGTCTAACATCTATGTGTTGACTGCTCTAGTTGACATGTATGCAAAGTGTGGGAGCATTGCGGAAGCTAGGCAATTATTTGACTTGATGACTGAGAAAAATGTAGTCACTTGGAATGCCATGATATCTGGTTATGGCCTCCATGGTGATGGCCATGAAGCACTGAAACTCTTTAATGAGATGTTGGATTCTGGGATCCCCCCAAGCGGcgtttcttttctctctgtcttGTATGCTTGCAGCCATGCTGGTTTGGTGAGAGAAGGAGATGAAATCTTCCATAAAATGGTTCATAACCATCAGTTTGTGCCCGTAGCTGAGCACTACGCCTGCATGGTTGACATCTTTGGCAGAGCTGGACAGTTAGAGAAGGCCTTGGAATTTATAAAGAAAATGCCGGTTGAGCCAGGATCTGCTGTTTGGGGAGCCTTGCTTGGTGCATGTAAGATACACAAAGACACTAAACTGGCACGTTTGGCTTCCGAAAAGCTACTTGAATTGGATCCAGATAATACAGGATATTATGTCTTGTTCTCTAATATATTATCAGCCGACGGGAACTTTCCAAAGGCTGCTTCAGTCCGGCAGGTAGCCAAGCATAGAAATTTGGCAAAGACTCCTGGATGCACTCTTGTTGAGATTGGTGACACCCCACATGTCTTCACCTGTGGAGATCAATCCCATCCTCAAGCAACAGAAATCTATAAGATGCTAGACAAGTTAACAGGAAAGATGAGGGAGACTGGATTTCAAACTGAAACAGGAACTGCTTTGCATGAtgtggaggaggaagagaaggagTTAATGGTGAATGTTCATAGTGAGAAGTTGGCCATTGCTTTTGCCCTTATTTCTACTGCACCTGGAACAGAAATCAGAATCATCAAGAACCTACGGGTTTGTTTAGATTGCCATAATGCAACTAAATTTATATCCAAGATCACAGAGAGAGTTATTGTAGTTAGAGATGCTAACAGATTCCATCATTTTAAAGACGGTGTTTGTTCTTGTGGAGACTACTGGTGA